In one Arachis duranensis cultivar V14167 chromosome 9, aradu.V14167.gnm2.J7QH, whole genome shotgun sequence genomic region, the following are encoded:
- the LOC127741500 gene encoding uncharacterized protein LOC127741500, whose amino-acid sequence MHERNPVSNTCEANYNLDGSVEFRIGHRFRCREAVLQGVKNYSIRRSVEYRVIKSDRLKEVRRFGGPHNCLASTMSQDHRQLDSSLICRVILPLIQSNPSVSIPVLQGMVQASYHFKPSYIKVWMVKQKAIARIYGDWEESYNKVPKLLQALLSYFPSTICNLRVKPYYDGHLMVRDRCMFDKVFWAFPSCVKAFNHCKPFVSVDGTHLYGRYSGLLLIAVEQDGNINILPIAFAIVESESTESWSFFLANLRRHITPQDDLLAANTGRPLYLVDTTEEISDRSKTSTAECSQRYP is encoded by the exons ATGCATGAGAGGAACCCGGTTTCTAACACCTGTGAAGCGAATTACAACCTAGACGGCAGTGTAGAGTTTCGGATCGGCCACAGGTTCAGGTGTCGAGAGGCGGTGCTTCAAGGTGTGAAAAACTACAGTATTCGCAGGAGTGTTGAGTACCGGGTGATCAAGTCCGACCGGTTAAA GGAGGTTCGGAGGTTTGGTGGACCGCACAATTGTCTAGCATCCACCATGTCTCAAGACCATCGTCAGTTAGATAGCAGTCTCATCTGCAGGGTCATATTGCCCTTGATACAGTCTAACCCCTCTGTCAGTATCCCGGTCTTGCAAGGTATGGTCCAAGCAAGCTATCACTTCAAACCCTCATACATAAAGGTGTGGATGGTAAAGCAGAAGGCAATTGCACGGATCTACGGGGATTGGGAAGAGTCGTACAACAAGGTGCCGAAGCTGCTTCAGGCACTGCTGAGCTATTTTCCCAGCACCATTTGTAACCTACGCGTCAAACCATACTACGATGGACACCTCATGGTACGCGATCGCTGCATGTTCGACAAAGTATTTTGGGCTTTTCCGTCATGTGTCAAGGCCTTCAATCATTGCAAGCCGTTTGTATCCGTAGACGGCACGCATCTATATGGCAGGTACAGTGGATTGTTGCTTATTGCGGTGGAGCAAGACGGAAACATCAACATACTGCCAATTGCTTTTGCCATAGTCGAGTCCGAGAGCACAGAGTCATGGTCGTTCTTCCTTGCTAATCTGAGGCGCCACATCACCCCACAAGACGACTTGCTG GCAGCGAATACTGGTAGACCTCTCTATCTGGTGGACACCACTGAGGAAATCTCTGATAGATCCAAGACATCAACAGCAGAGTGCAGCCAGCGATACCCGTAA